A genomic stretch from Leishmania donovani BPK282A1 complete genome, chromosome 36 includes:
- a CDS encoding alternative oxidase, putative has translation MQMMMRLHIRVALTSLPSSRGYVSKEGGYLGTRRPASQATSSVGFSASMSASSSNALGTSSARIKPSSYLYCSFMGHSTRFAAMAPPLTRAGITQLEREPLAHSTPGRINDHICIGMVKTLRWLADRAFRERYIHRATMLVTVAAAAPAAGSVAAYLRMLFRRSNSSSACTGDSQMPTTAEASSPFLAFGGSPSAGAAPPIPPACRSFAMARPSLYMSTSSATMEGTGSTPEHSYVDELRGLLAQCESHAVHYQVLSCMAEITLLERGLVLLLQAVHFTIYLALFLLYPRMGFRLMAYTAEESSVVWTQMVNDVDLGKIAEPRVPQLALHYWGLEGVFTAQAAPLPKTVAPQEQEAALYKTSEGLVTEQIPVTDAPISGASPDGGDNGHRAATPLSRSADHVPVPFAAAGSCDDSAVDSKESEERVITTSDRGAGPGASVLTLRDVALLIRSDEMIFRDLNHELANKLDMQPSWTQRLLASLGGEK, from the coding sequence ATGCAGATGATGATGCGACTCCACATCCGCGTTGCATTGACATCGCTGCCAAGCAGCAGAGGTTACGTCTCCAAGGAGGGCGGCTACCTCGGCACTCGCCGGCCCGCTTCGCAGGCCACCTCGTCTGTGGGCTTCTCGGCGAGCATGTCGGCATCTTCGTCGAATGCGCTCGGCACATCCTCCGCCCGTATCAAGCCCTCGTCTTACCTGTATTGCTCATTCATGGGCCACTCCACACGCTTTGCCGCGATGGCGCCTCCGCTTACACGCGCCGGTATCACGCAGCTGGAACGCGAGCCTCTGGCGCATAGCACCCCTGGCCGCATCAACGACCACATTTGCATTGGTATGGTCAAGACGCTGCGCTGGCTGGCCGATCGCGCCTTTCGTGAGCGGTACATCCACCGAGCAACAATGCTGGTAACCGttgcggctgcagctccagcagcgggcTCTGTGGCGGCGTATTTACGCATGCTCTTCAGGcggagcaacagcagcagcgcctgcacaggCGATTCACAGATGCCCACAACAGCCGAAGCGAGCTCCCCGTTTCTGGCCTTTGGCGGCTCTCCaagtgccggcgccgccccaCCTATTCCTCCTGCGTGCCGCTCCTTCGCCATGGCGCGCCCCTCACTCTACATGTCTACGTCCAGCGCCACCATGGAAGGAACAGGGTCGACACCAGAGCATTCCTATGTGGACGAGCTCCGCGGCCTGCTTGCGCAGTGCGAGAGCCACGCCGTTCATTACCAGGTACTGAGCTGCATGGCCGAAATCACCCTTCTTGAGCGCGGTCTCGTACTCCTGCTGCAGGCAGTACACTTTACCATTTACCTGGCCTTGTTTCTCCTCTATCCGCGCATGGGCTTTCGGCTCATGGCTTACACAGCGGAGGAGTCCTCTGTGGTGTGGACGCAGATGGTGAACGATGTCGACCTTGGCAAGATTGCCGagccgcgtgtgccgcaACTGGCACTGCACTACTGGGGCCTAGAGGGGGTCTTTACCGCAcaggcggcgccactgccgaaAACGGTGGCTccgcaggagcaggaggcggctCTCTACAAGACCAGCGAGGGACTTGTGACAGAACAGATCCCTGTTACTGACGCGCCGATATCGGGTGCCTCGCCGGACGGTGGCGATAACGGCCATCGGGCTGCAACGCCTCTGTCACGATCCGCCGACCACGTGCCTGTGCCtttcgcggcggcgggttCTTGCGACGACAGCGCTGTGGACAGTAAGGAGAGCGAAGAGCGCGTCATCACTACCTCCGACCGTGGCGCCGGCCCGGGGGCGTCCGTCTTGACGCTGCGCGATGTTGCACTGCTCATCCGCTCTGATGAGATGATCTTCCGCGACCTGAATCACGAATTGGCGAATAAGCTGGACATGCAGCCGAGCTGGACGCAGCGCCTCTTAGCATCCCTCGGCGGAGAGAAGTAG
- a CDS encoding gamma-tubulin complex subunit, putative: MSSTTDWARFLAALEKRGVRFDQVQYATDRQEVIRATGITDALSIAVVETVWQRHCNSGRDASDSIPLDHQGASASNPTPTRTLAPLLSQPAPDERGPATSARASNGGVAGLPALHELSQLTRLPEELQDTVLATEVLAAAVGLGGVFLQYTPAAPGTSSGISPKEGFQVSPLVPASMRSLCETVLPVADAFMALRCIEKAEYSSCSLVLMALGEVVSEINTSYAHQVSKLQLWSEGRPMPLMGVVSEILRVGHHVVRLRQVLPMDLICSALAEAAAAAPTSSTFASPSTGLVGPRILNHLCDQVNKYSGSCEDHELLTLLLRRSLVPYLRMLQRWMHSGVLDDPYGEFFISEVYHPARPSPTAASHQQQRHVGQFFLDALAPSATGAGREGELGASGSSTASQGRFGLKRRATAQQDVVAFDRRFSLNKSLVPVFLNTPSRIAKMVFFAGKYCCLLREYGAALPAFRTAAVCGGAGAAAAAAGSRPDGPDDALLTWSGADQLQRQVQESFEISSGAVIQLLFSPSVDLLGHLKSLKLYFLQERGDWVVDFLDSAESLLAEHPDRVKQHSMQVLLQAAVARSCSSDPYHDLIGCSFANCTLEELLQEQNRQRDSGGDTLTAAVGEGATTALPSRRSMGGNGGEVDARRSLELLQLETDLQWPLTLVLDGKVTHRLNVIFRLLVWVKTCERHLCELWYTNEILGEFSAAYGLKHQFVQFLRQFQFYAAHFVLEPLWSRLIARIGQADSVFAISQALTDFFDGVETGLVLSSTQRFRSLAHILELTERFCAVGMHSSTATMPLIEATLHSVEDQFLRALSELASPIGPDYPQLVPLLTWIDFSRFYDQNNVYHVQHGAASSAAGRSM, translated from the coding sequence ATGAGCAGCACGACGGATTGGGCCCGCTTCCTcgccgcgctggagaagcGAGGGGTTCGGTTTGATCAGGTGCAGTACGCCACTGACCGCCAGGAGGTCATTCGTGCGACCGGCATTACAGATGCCCTGAGCATCGCGGTAGTGGAGACGGTgtggcagcgccactgcaACAGCGGAAGAGATGCCTCGGACTCGATACCACTGGACCACCAAGGCGCTTCCGCCAGTAATCCCACACCCACTCGCACTCTGGCACCGCTTCTGTCTCAACCAGCACCCGATGAGAGAGGGCCGGCTACGTCTGCCAGAGCCTCGAACGGCGGTGTGGCTGGTCTGCCGGCTCTCCACGAGCTCTCCCAGTTGACAAGGCTGCCAGAGGAGTTGCAGGACACCGTGTTGGCGACAGAAgtgctggcggcagcagtcggGCTTGGGGGCGTCTTCCTCCAGTACACGCCAGCGGCACCCGGCACCTCGAGCGGCATCAGCCCCAAAGAGGGCTTTCAGGTCTCGCCGCTGGTGCCTGCGTCCATGCGGAGCCTGTGCGAAACTGTCCTGCCTGTCGCCGACGCCTTCATGGCACTTCGCTGCATCGAAAAGGCCGAATACTCCAGTTGTAGTCTTGTGCTCATGGCACTCGGCGAGGTGGTTTCCGAGATCAACACGAGCTACGCTCACCAGGTGTCCAAGCTGCAGCTCTGGAGTGAGGGGCGGCCGATGCCGCTGATGGGTGTGGTGTCGGAGATTCTCCGTGTCGGGCATCACGTGGTACGACTGCGGCAAGTGCTGCCAATGGATCTGATTTGCTCAGCACTcgctgaggcggcggcggcggctccgaCATCGTCGACtttcgcctctccctctaccGGGCTCGTGGGCCCTCGCATCTTGAATCACCTGTGTGACCAAGTGAACAAGTACTCCGGAAGCTGCGAGGATCACgagctgctgacgctgctgctccgccgctcGCTTGTCCCGTATCTGCgcatgctgcagcgctggatGCACAGCGGCGTGCTAGACGACCCGTACGGTGAGTTCTTCATATCGGAGGTTTACCACCCAGCGCGGCCGTCCCCGACGGCTGCGAgtcatcagcagcagcgacacgtTGGCCAGTTCTTTTTGgatgcgctggcgccgtcggcgacaGGCGCCGGGCGCGAAGGTGAGCTTGGAGCAAGCGGCTCCAGCACGGCTTCTCAGGGCCGATTCGGCTTGAAAAGACGTGCGACTGCGCAGCAGGACGTGGTGGCCTTTGACCGGCGCTTCTCCCTCAACAAGAGCCTCGTGCCAGTGTTCCTCAACACACCGAGTCGCATAGCCAAAATGGTTTTTTTCGCTGGTAAGTACTGCTGTCTCTTGCGAGAGTACGGCGCGGCACTCCCAGCGTTTCGCACCGCAGCcgtgtgtggcggtgctggcgctgctgctgctgctgcaggatcCAGGCCCGACGGTCCGGACGACGCCCTCTTGACTTGGAGCGGTGCGGACCAGCTTCAACGTCAGGTGCAGGAGTCCTTCGAGATCTCCAGCGGGGCCGTGATCCAGCTGCTGTTTAGCCCGTCCGTCGACTTACTCGGGCACCTCAAGTCTCTGAAGCTGTACTTTCTCCAAGAGCGCGGTGACTGGGTGGTGGACTTCCTCGACAGCGCCGAAAGCCTCCTCGCTGAGCATCCGGATCGCGTCAAACAACACTCgatgcaggtgctgctgcaggcggccgtggcccgcagctgctccagcgatCCGTACCATGACTTGATCGGGTGCAGCTTTGCGAACTGCACgttggaggagctgctgcaagaACAGAATCGGcagcgcgacagcggcggcgacacgtTGACTGCGGCCGTCGGCGAGGgtgcgacgacggcgctgccgtcccgTCGGAGCATGGGCGGTAACGGTGGCGAAGTCGACGCGCGGCGCAGTCTggagctgcttcagctcGAGACGGACCTGCAGTGGCCCTTGACGTTGGTGCTCGATGGAAAGGTGACGCATCGTCTCAATGTCATCTTTCGGCTACTGGTGTGGGTGAAGACCTGCGAGCGGCACCTGTGCGAGCTGTGGTATACAAACGAAATCCTTGGCGAGTTCAGTGCTGCTTACGGGCTGAAGCACCAGTTTGTGCAGTTTCTGCGTCAGTTCCAGTTTTACGCTGCCCATTTTGTGCTGGAGCCGCTGTGGAGTCGCCTCATCGCGCGCATCGGTCAGGCAGACAGCGTTTTCGCCATCTCGCAGGCGCTCACGGACTTCTTCGACGGCGTGGAGACGGGCTTGGTTCTCTCCAGCACTCAGCGCTTCCGCAGTCTGGCACACATTCTCGAGCTAACGGAACGTTTCTGCGCGGTAGGGATGCACAGCAGTACAGCGACAATGCCGCTGATTGAAGCAACGCTGCATTCTGTCGAGGACCAATTTCTGCGTGCGCTGTCGGAGCTTGCCTCGCCGATCGGACCTGACTACCCGCAgttggtgccgctgctgacatGGATCGACTTTAGCCGCTTCTACGACCAGAACAACGTTTATCATGTTCAgcacggcgcagcaagcTCTGCAGCAGGTCGTAGTATGTAA